One Candidatus Deferrimicrobium sp. genomic window, TCGCCCACCGCGACGAGGCGGTGGCCGCCTTTCCGGAGTTCGAGGCGACCCGGGAGCGCGCTTCGCGGATCAAGCGGGACGTCCTGGACCATCTGGACACGTACCTCCCGCGCTTCATCGCGGAGGCGGAAAAACGGGGCGCGACCGTCCATGTGGCGCGGGACGCCGCCCAGGCGCGGGAAATCGCGGCGCGGATCGCGCGGGACGAAGGGGTCACCCTCGCCGTCAAGTCGAAGTCGATGGCGTCCGAGGAGATCTCGTTCAACGAGGCGCTGCAGGGAGCGGGCGTCACGGTGGTCGAGTCCGACCTCGGGGAGTTCATCATCCAGCTCGCGGGAGAGTCGCCTTCCCACCTCATCGCCCCCGCGGTCCACAAGACGCGCGAAGAGATCTCCCGCCTCTTCGAGCGCCACCTCGGGGAACCGCGGACCGACAGCATCCCCGAACTGGTAGGAATGGCCCGCAAGCACCTGCGGGCGAAGTTCCTTTCCGCGGGGATGGGCGTCTCCGGCGGGAACTTCCTGGTGGCCGACACCGGCTCCATCGTGCTCGTCACCAACGAGGGAAACGGGCGGATGGGGGCGGTCCTGCCGCGCGTCCACCTCGCCGTCGTCGGGATCGAGAAGGTCATCCCGCGCATGGAGGACCTGCCGACCTTCCTGCGCCTCCTGCCCCGAAGCGCCTCCGGCCAGACGATCTCGTCGTACGTGTCGATCTTGACGGGAACGAGGGGCGCGGGGGACGCCGAGGGGCCCGAGCGGATGCACATCCTCCTGCTCGATTGCGGCCGCAGCGCGATCCTCGAGGGGAAGTACCGGGAGATTCTCAAGTGCGTACGATGCGCCGCCTGCCTGAACGTCTGCCCCGTCTACCAGAGCGTGGGGGGGCACGCCTACGGGTGGGTGTACTCCGGACCGATCGGCGCGGTCCTGACCCCGCTGCTGGTCGGCCTGCCCGAAGCGGCCGCGCTGCCGGACGCGAGCACCCTGTGCGGCGCGTGCGCGGACGTGTGCCCGGTGAAGATCCCCCTGCCGGACTTCCTGCTCGAGCTGCGGTCCGACGCGCGGGAACAGGGATTGAAGACCCCCGGCGAGATCGCCGCGATGAAAGGGTACGCGGGAGTGATGAGGCGGGCGGGGCTGCTCGAAGCGATCGAGCGGATCGCCGGGGTGCTGGGGCAGATCTTCACGAAGGGGAAGGGGATCGCCTGGCTGCCGTACCCCTTCTCCGGGTGGACGGACCGCCGCGACTTCCCCTCGCCGGCCACGCGGCCGTTCCGAAAGCAGTGGAAGACCCGGAGGGGAGTCAGGGGGATGACGCGATGAACGAGCGGGAGGAACTGTTCCGCCGCCTCTCCGCGGCGTGCGGCGGGCACGGCGCCCCGGCCGGGGAGCCGCTTCCGGGGGCAGCGGACAGGTTGCCGGAAGGCGACCGCGTCGCGCGGTTCGCGGATGCGTTCACCGCCGCCGGCGGGTTTCTCCTGCGAGGACCGGTGGAGTCGGCGTTGTCCAATCTGGGGGAATTGCTGCGCGCGGAAGGGGTCGCCGCCCTCTTCTTCCCGGAAGACGACGCGGCGGCGCGGGAGATCGCGGAGGCGCTGGTCCCGTTCGGGCCGTTCAGCCTTACGACGGGGGCGGAGGTCCGCGGGGGGAGCGCGGCGATCACCGCGGGGTTCCGCACGGCGGAGACCGCGATCGCCGAAACGGGGACGATCGTCGAGAGCAGCGCGGGGGGAAAATCGCTCCTCCCCGGCATGATCGCGGACGTCCACGTGTCGATCGTGCCCGTCGCCTCGGTGGTCGGCCGGATGGAGGAGGCGC contains:
- a CDS encoding LutB/LldF family L-lactate oxidation iron-sulfur protein — its product is MELNANAFGRNARKALLDKTLQEALGRTTGRFVAHRDEAVAAFPEFEATRERASRIKRDVLDHLDTYLPRFIAEAEKRGATVHVARDAAQAREIAARIARDEGVTLAVKSKSMASEEISFNEALQGAGVTVVESDLGEFIIQLAGESPSHLIAPAVHKTREEISRLFERHLGEPRTDSIPELVGMARKHLRAKFLSAGMGVSGGNFLVADTGSIVLVTNEGNGRMGAVLPRVHLAVVGIEKVIPRMEDLPTFLRLLPRSASGQTISSYVSILTGTRGAGDAEGPERMHILLLDCGRSAILEGKYREILKCVRCAACLNVCPVYQSVGGHAYGWVYSGPIGAVLTPLLVGLPEAAALPDASTLCGACADVCPVKIPLPDFLLELRSDAREQGLKTPGEIAAMKGYAGVMRRAGLLEAIERIAGVLGQIFTKGKGIAWLPYPFSGWTDRRDFPSPATRPFRKQWKTRRGVRGMTR
- a CDS encoding LutC/YkgG family protein, which gives rise to MNEREELFRRLSAACGGHGAPAGEPLPGAADRLPEGDRVARFADAFTAAGGFLLRGPVESALSNLGELLRAEGVAALFFPEDDAAAREIAEALVPFGPFSLTTGAEVRGGSAAITAGFRTAETAIAETGTIVESSAGGKSLLPGMIADVHVSIVPVASVVGRMEEALASVTADPPRNISFITGPSKTADIEQTLTVGAHGPKKAIALLL